One genomic region from Amycolatopsis sp. FBCC-B4732 encodes:
- a CDS encoding bifunctional DNA primase/polymerase, with translation MLDANWPDSWRGAFRIELRAEAIGLAWRGWPVLPGVNPAPLTEGDDLTWRRPVPASDAWREQIGTHAHDVATWFSDRTHSLLVATGTVLDAIEVDDELGKRACRLLRALGHPAPIIALPNGRWLFLTTVADRVPAELATRAAIQWHGKDSYIPLPPSPFQHGVVHWRVKPEVCGWQLPDAAEVHDVLVRALAGVEAPQLVQTTAA, from the coding sequence ATGTTGGACGCGAATTGGCCGGACAGCTGGCGCGGCGCCTTCCGCATCGAACTGCGGGCGGAGGCGATCGGACTCGCTTGGCGTGGCTGGCCGGTGCTCCCGGGCGTCAACCCCGCTCCGCTCACCGAGGGCGACGACCTCACCTGGCGCCGTCCGGTGCCGGCGAGTGACGCCTGGCGCGAGCAGATCGGCACCCACGCCCACGACGTCGCCACCTGGTTCTCCGACCGCACCCACAGCCTCCTCGTCGCGACCGGCACCGTGCTCGACGCCATCGAGGTCGACGACGAACTCGGCAAGCGCGCCTGCCGCCTGCTCCGTGCCCTCGGCCACCCGGCGCCGATCATCGCGCTGCCGAACGGCCGCTGGCTCTTCCTGACCACCGTCGCCGACCGCGTGCCGGCCGAGCTGGCCACCCGCGCCGCCATCCAGTGGCACGGCAAGGACAGCTACATCCCGCTGCCGCCGTCGCCGTTCCAGCACGGTGTCGTGCACTGGCGCGTCAAGCCCGAGGTCTGCGGCTGGCAGCTGCCGGACGCCGCCGAGGTGCACGACGTGCTCGTCCGTGCGCTGGCCGGTGTCGAAGCCCCGCAGCTGGTCCAGACCACCGCGGCCTGA
- a CDS encoding DEAD/DEAH box helicase, translating into MTAGIPSREDPVTHVADLPGREAGYAEWPSWVDPAVVAALRDCGVSAPWAHQAEAASHAYEGRHVVVSTGTASGKSLAYQLPVLSRLAAGEKANALYLSPTKALGADQLRSVSSLDIPGVRAAAFDGDTPMAERDWVRAHANWVFTNPDMLHRGILSAHGRWASFFRRLNCVVVDECHSYRGVFGSHVALLLRRLRRVAEHYGASPVFVLASATTASPASFASRLTGVPCVAVTDDASPRGSRTVVLWEPPLLEELTGENGAPVRRSAGAETSRILADLVVEGARSLAFIRSRRGAELAALGARRILSEVDPALAETVAAYRSGYLPEERRALEAALLSGRLLGVATTNALELGVDIAGLDAVVLAGYPGTLASFWQQAGRAGRSGDSALVVFVARDDPLDTYLVHHPAALLERPVETAVLDPANPYVLAPQLACAVAELPLTLSELEVFGGAAALEVLTELAEQKLLRRRSSGWYWTSRDRPHAEVGIRGTGGEQIAVVESDSGRMLGTVDPGSACFAVHPGAVYLHQGSSYVVDELDLETGLALVHAENPDWTTTPREVVDISVLSTQEKQDFGGVSVCLGEVAVTSQVVGYLRRRPSGEVLDHTPLDLPEQSLRTRAVWYTVSAELLGGSSADGEAGTGGHRVGTESAGPVGTGEETLASGRGPAHEGGRAPGSAGLVPARVPGALHAAEHAAIGLLPLFATCDRWDIGGVSTAWHEDTGEATVFVHDGHPGGAGFAERGYAAIVPWLVATREAIVSCECPTGCPSCVQSPKCGNGNDPLDKAGAMAVLETVLGALRQHGN; encoded by the coding sequence GTGACCGCCGGCATCCCTTCGCGCGAGGACCCGGTCACCCACGTCGCGGACTTGCCGGGCCGCGAAGCGGGTTACGCAGAGTGGCCGTCGTGGGTGGATCCGGCGGTCGTCGCTGCGCTGCGTGACTGCGGTGTCTCGGCCCCTTGGGCGCACCAAGCCGAGGCGGCTTCGCACGCGTACGAGGGTCGGCACGTCGTGGTTTCGACCGGCACGGCGTCGGGCAAGTCGCTGGCCTACCAGCTGCCGGTGCTGTCGCGGCTGGCCGCGGGCGAGAAGGCGAACGCGCTCTACCTGTCGCCGACCAAGGCGCTGGGCGCCGACCAGCTGCGGTCGGTGTCCTCTTTGGACATTCCCGGCGTGCGGGCGGCGGCGTTCGACGGGGACACCCCGATGGCCGAGCGCGACTGGGTGCGCGCGCACGCGAACTGGGTGTTCACGAACCCGGACATGCTGCACCGCGGCATCCTCTCGGCGCACGGGCGGTGGGCGTCGTTCTTCCGGCGGCTCAACTGCGTGGTGGTCGACGAGTGCCACAGCTACCGCGGTGTGTTCGGCTCGCACGTGGCCTTGTTGCTGCGCCGGCTGCGGCGGGTGGCCGAGCACTACGGCGCTTCGCCGGTGTTCGTGCTCGCTTCGGCGACAACGGCTTCGCCTGCTTCGTTCGCCTCAAGGTTGACGGGGGTGCCGTGTGTCGCCGTGACGGACGACGCTTCTCCGCGCGGTTCCCGCACGGTGGTGCTGTGGGAGCCGCCGTTGCTGGAGGAGCTGACCGGGGAAAACGGCGCACCGGTCCGGCGTTCGGCCGGCGCGGAGACGTCGCGGATCCTCGCCGACCTCGTCGTCGAAGGGGCGCGGTCGCTGGCGTTCATCCGCTCGCGGCGGGGCGCGGAGCTGGCCGCGCTGGGCGCGCGTCGCATTCTGTCCGAAGTGGACCCGGCGTTGGCGGAAACCGTTGCGGCGTACCGGTCCGGCTACCTCCCGGAGGAGCGGCGCGCACTCGAGGCCGCGTTGCTGTCGGGACGGTTGCTGGGCGTCGCGACGACGAACGCGCTGGAGCTGGGCGTCGACATCGCGGGACTGGACGCGGTCGTGCTGGCCGGCTACCCGGGCACGCTCGCTTCGTTCTGGCAGCAGGCCGGGCGCGCGGGCCGCTCCGGTGATTCCGCGCTGGTGGTGTTCGTCGCGCGGGACGACCCGCTCGACACGTACCTGGTGCACCACCCGGCGGCGCTGCTCGAGCGGCCGGTGGAGACGGCGGTGCTCGACCCAGCGAACCCGTACGTGCTGGCGCCGCAGCTCGCGTGCGCCGTGGCCGAGTTGCCGCTGACGCTTTCCGAGCTCGAGGTGTTCGGCGGCGCGGCGGCGCTGGAGGTGCTGACCGAACTGGCGGAGCAGAAGCTGTTGCGGCGCCGGTCGAGCGGCTGGTACTGGACTTCGCGGGACCGGCCGCACGCCGAGGTCGGGATCCGCGGGACGGGCGGCGAACAGATCGCGGTCGTCGAATCGGACTCCGGCCGGATGCTGGGGACGGTCGACCCGGGCTCGGCGTGTTTCGCCGTCCACCCCGGCGCGGTGTACCTGCACCAGGGGTCGTCGTATGTCGTCGACGAACTGGACCTGGAGACCGGGCTGGCGCTGGTGCACGCGGAAAACCCCGACTGGACGACGACACCGCGCGAAGTCGTGGACATCTCGGTGCTGAGCACCCAGGAGAAGCAGGACTTCGGCGGGGTGAGCGTCTGCCTCGGCGAGGTGGCCGTGACGTCGCAGGTCGTCGGGTACCTGCGACGCCGGCCGTCCGGGGAGGTACTGGACCACACGCCGCTCGACCTGCCGGAGCAGAGCCTGCGCACGCGGGCGGTCTGGTACACGGTTTCCGCCGAGCTGCTCGGCGGCTCTTCGGCCGATGGCGAGGCGGGGACCGGGGGCCATCGGGTGGGGACCGAATCTGCGGGGCCGGTGGGGACCGGGGAGGAAACCCTGGCAAGCGGTCGGGGGCCCGCTCACGAGGGTGGCAGGGCACCGGGGAGTGCCGGATTGGTTCCGGCACGGGTCCCCGGTGCCCTGCATGCCGCCGAGCACGCGGCGATCGGCCTGCTACCGCTGTTCGCTACGTGCGACCGATGGGACATCGGCGGGGTGAGTACCGCGTGGCACGAAGACACCGGGGAGGCGACGGTGTTCGTGCATGACGGCCATCCCGGGGGTGCGGGATTCGCCGAACGCGGTTATGCCGCGATTGTCCCGTGGCTGGTCGCTACGCGGGAGGCGATCGTCTCCTGCGAGTGCCCGACGGGATGCCCGTCCTGCGTTCAGTCGCCGAAGTGCGGGAACGGCAACGATCCGCTGGACAAGGCGGGTGCGATGGCTGTTCTGGAAACCGTGCTCGGGGCATTGCGTCAACACGGGAACTAG
- a CDS encoding sodium-translocating pyrophosphatase, with product MSRQFLAEGGSITLSGAGYTIVGVVAVVALAALVIGYVLLKEVLAAGQGTAKMQDIAKAVQEGAAAYLKRQRNTLAIFGVIVFLLLFALPADDWNEKIGRSIFFLVGAAFSFAIGYLGMWLATQANLRVAAASREEGGREIAMRVAFRTGGVVGMITVGLGLFGAAVVVLVYTGQAPKVLEGFGFGAALIAMFMRVGGGIFTKAADVGADLVGKVEQGIPEDDPRNAATIADNVGDNVGDCAGMAADLFESYAVMLVAALILGSTAFGVHGLIFPLIVPAIGVITAVIGVYITKARAGEGGLVTINRSFYISAVISAVLSAIAAFVYLPSRFSDFGAGFEKTAGNPAVIATVAVIIGIVLAAIILKLTGYYTGTEYKPVKDVAQTSETGGATVILSGISVGFESAVYTALVIGAAVFGAYLVGGGVALFAVALAGTGLLTTVGVIVAMDTFGPVSDNAQGIAEMSGDVDEKAAQILTELDAVGNTTKAITKGIAIATAVLAATALFGSYSDAITKAIGDGADFVANIVGPATLVGVIIGAAVVFMFSGLAVNAVSRAAGAVVYEVRRQFRDIPGIMEGTTRPEYGKVVDIVTRDSLRELTTPGLLAVFAPIAVGFGLGTGALAGYLAGAIACGTLMAIFLANSGGAWDNAKKLVEDGNHGGKGSSAHEATIIGDTVGDPFKDTAGPAINPLIKVMNLVSVLIAPAVVQFSIGPDENAAVRIIISLVAVAVIVAAIVVSKRRGTVLSDTPTEIKA from the coding sequence ATGTCACGGCAGTTCCTCGCGGAGGGCGGTTCCATCACGCTCTCCGGAGCTGGCTACACGATTGTCGGTGTAGTCGCCGTGGTCGCGCTTGCCGCACTCGTCATCGGCTACGTCCTGCTCAAGGAGGTGCTGGCCGCAGGCCAGGGCACCGCCAAGATGCAGGACATCGCCAAGGCGGTGCAGGAAGGCGCGGCCGCTTACCTCAAGCGGCAGCGGAACACCCTCGCGATTTTCGGCGTGATCGTGTTCCTCCTGCTCTTCGCACTTCCCGCCGACGACTGGAACGAGAAGATCGGTCGTTCGATCTTCTTCCTGGTCGGTGCGGCGTTCTCGTTCGCGATCGGTTACCTCGGCATGTGGCTGGCCACGCAGGCGAACCTGCGCGTGGCCGCCGCGTCGCGCGAGGAAGGCGGCCGCGAGATCGCGATGCGCGTGGCCTTCCGCACCGGTGGCGTGGTCGGCATGATCACCGTCGGCCTCGGCCTGTTCGGTGCCGCGGTCGTCGTGCTGGTCTACACCGGTCAGGCGCCGAAGGTCCTGGAGGGCTTCGGTTTCGGCGCCGCGTTGATCGCGATGTTCATGCGTGTCGGCGGCGGCATCTTCACCAAGGCTGCCGACGTCGGCGCGGACCTGGTCGGCAAGGTCGAGCAGGGCATCCCGGAGGACGACCCGCGCAACGCCGCGACCATCGCGGACAACGTGGGCGACAACGTCGGTGACTGCGCGGGTATGGCCGCGGACCTCTTCGAGTCCTACGCCGTCATGCTCGTCGCCGCGCTGATCCTGGGCAGCACCGCCTTCGGCGTGCACGGCCTGATCTTCCCGCTGATCGTCCCGGCCATCGGTGTCATCACCGCCGTCATCGGTGTCTACATCACCAAGGCGCGCGCCGGCGAAGGCGGTCTGGTCACGATCAACCGCTCGTTCTACATCTCCGCGGTCATCTCCGCCGTCCTGTCGGCGATCGCGGCGTTCGTGTACCTGCCGAGCAGGTTCTCCGACTTCGGCGCGGGCTTCGAGAAGACTGCGGGCAACCCCGCGGTCATCGCGACCGTCGCGGTGATCATCGGCATCGTGCTCGCCGCGATCATCCTGAAGCTCACCGGCTACTACACCGGCACCGAGTACAAGCCGGTCAAGGACGTCGCGCAGACGTCGGAGACCGGTGGCGCGACGGTGATCCTGTCGGGCATCTCGGTCGGCTTCGAGTCCGCTGTGTACACCGCGTTGGTGATCGGCGCGGCAGTGTTCGGCGCATACCTGGTAGGCGGCGGTGTCGCGCTGTTCGCCGTGGCGCTGGCCGGTACCGGTCTGCTGACCACCGTCGGCGTCATCGTCGCGATGGACACGTTCGGCCCGGTTTCGGACAACGCGCAGGGCATCGCCGAGATGTCGGGCGACGTCGACGAGAAGGCCGCGCAGATCCTCACCGAGCTGGACGCGGTGGGCAACACCACCAAGGCCATCACCAAGGGCATCGCGATCGCGACGGCGGTCCTCGCGGCGACCGCGCTCTTCGGTTCTTACTCGGACGCGATCACCAAGGCCATCGGCGACGGCGCCGACTTCGTCGCCAACATCGTCGGTCCGGCGACCCTGGTCGGCGTGATCATCGGCGCGGCCGTGGTGTTCATGTTCTCGGGTCTCGCCGTCAACGCGGTCTCCCGCGCGGCCGGCGCGGTGGTCTACGAAGTCCGCCGCCAGTTCCGCGACATCCCGGGCATCATGGAGGGCACCACCCGCCCCGAGTACGGCAAGGTTGTCGACATCGTCACGCGCGACTCGCTGCGTGAGCTGACGACGCCGGGTCTGCTGGCGGTCTTCGCCCCGATCGCGGTCGGCTTCGGCCTGGGCACCGGCGCGCTCGCCGGGTACCTGGCCGGCGCGATCGCCTGCGGCACCCTGATGGCGATCTTCCTCGCCAACTCCGGTGGCGCGTGGGACAACGCGAAGAAGCTCGTCGAGGACGGCAACCACGGTGGCAAGGGCTCGTCCGCGCACGAGGCCACCATCATCGGTGACACCGTCGGTGACCCGTTCAAGGACACCGCCGGCCCGGCGATCAACCCGCTGATCAAGGTCATGAACCTGGTCTCGGTCCTGATCGCGCCCGCCGTCGTCCAGTTCTCGATCGGTCCGGACGAGAACGCCGCGGTCCGCATCATCATCTCGCTCGTCGCGGTCGCCGTGATCGTGGCGGCGATCGTGGTCTCGAAGCGCCGGGGAACGGTTCTTTCCGACACCCCGACGGAAATCAAGGCCTGA
- a CDS encoding serine protease produces the protein MTRRLLGALLTAATATVLLGTTPASAAAANFAGTVALSNCSGSVVKPAATPDTAPALVMSNGHCLETGFPAPGQVITNRSSSRTFTLLNASGGNTATLRAKKIVYGTMTDTDVSLYQLTTTYAQIKSSYGISPLELSNAHPSAGAAIDVVSGYWKRIYSCNVDGFVYRLKEGSWTWKDSIRYTSACQTIGGTSGSPIVSGGKVIGVNNTGNEDGARCTDNNPCEVDQAGNVTVHYKTNYGQETYGIPACLTPANEIALTQAGCTLPRP, from the coding sequence ATGACCCGACGCCTCCTCGGCGCCCTGCTCACCGCCGCGACCGCCACAGTATTACTGGGGACCACTCCGGCGAGCGCGGCCGCGGCGAACTTCGCCGGCACGGTAGCCCTCTCCAACTGCTCGGGCTCGGTGGTGAAGCCGGCGGCGACGCCGGACACCGCACCCGCGCTCGTCATGTCCAACGGCCACTGCCTCGAGACCGGCTTCCCGGCTCCCGGGCAGGTCATCACCAACCGCTCGTCCAGCCGGACGTTCACGCTACTCAACGCCAGTGGCGGCAACACCGCGACGCTGCGCGCCAAGAAGATCGTCTACGGCACGATGACCGACACCGACGTGTCGCTCTACCAGCTCACCACGACCTACGCGCAGATCAAGTCCAGCTACGGGATCTCGCCGCTCGAACTGTCCAACGCCCACCCGTCGGCGGGCGCGGCGATCGACGTCGTCTCCGGCTACTGGAAGCGCATCTACTCCTGCAACGTCGACGGGTTCGTCTACCGGCTGAAGGAGGGCAGCTGGACCTGGAAGGACTCGATCCGCTACACCTCCGCCTGCCAGACCATCGGCGGCACATCGGGCTCGCCGATCGTCTCCGGCGGCAAGGTCATCGGCGTGAACAACACCGGCAACGAGGACGGCGCGCGCTGCACGGACAACAACCCGTGCGAGGTCGACCAGGCCGGCAACGTCACCGTGCACTACAAGACGAACTACGGCCAGGAGACCTACGGCATCCCCGCCTGCCTGACCCCGGCCAACGAAATCGCCCTCACCCAGGCCGGCTGCACGCTGCCCCGGCCCTGA
- the topA gene encoding type I DNA topoisomerase: MSGEQDSVAGARTKKNGASADNGAGHRRLVIVESPTKARKIAPYLGGGYVVESSVGHIRDLPRGAADVPAQYKGESWARLGVDVDNDFKALYVVTPDKKSKVTELKSLLKDVDELYLATDPDREGEAIAWHLLETLKPKVPVRRMVFHEVTEQAILAAADSTRELDADLVDAQETRRILDRLYGYEVSPVLWKKVMPKLSAGRVQSVATRIVVERERERMRFTSASYWDISATMDAGEEASPRNFAARLVAVDGARLATGRDFGSDGQLKASNNEVRVLVEADARRLAEALKQRDFKVSSVEEKPYTRKPYAPFMTSTLQQEAGRKMRFTSERTMRIAQKLYENGYITYMRTDSTTLSESAISAARSQATQLYGKEYVSPSPRQYTRKVKNAQEAHEAIRPSGEVFRTPGQVASELDTDEYRLYEMIWQRTIASQMADAKGTTMSVRIVGNATSGEECTFAASGRTITFAGFLKAYVEAVDTETGGEADDKQSRLPVLEKDQALTASDLNPDGHTTSPPARYSEPSLVSKLEELGIGRPSTYASIIKTIQDRGYVWKKGSALVPSWVAFAVIGLMERHFERLVDYDFTAGMEDELDRIASGNEQRAQWLSKFYFGGDMGVDGSIGRLGGLKKLVEGSVEDIDAREINSIPLFSDENGHTVVVRVGRYGPYLEREVDGNSQRANLPEDLPPDELSREIAEKLFATPQEGRSLGTDPVSGHEIVAKEGRFGPYVTELLPEVEIPEDATAAQKKAAKAKAPKPRTGSLFKSMDIETIDLDDALKLLSLPRVVGKDPESGEEITAQNGRYGPYLKKGTDSRSLSTEDQLFSITVEEALKIYSEPKQRGRSATAKPPLKELGEDPVSKKPMVVKDGRFGPYVTDGEYNATLRKGDEIESLTAERASELLAEKRAKGPAPKRKAPARKPASTTAKTVKAGTTKKATAAKRSTATKTK; encoded by the coding sequence ATGAGCGGAGAGCAGGACAGCGTGGCAGGAGCACGGACGAAGAAGAACGGAGCCTCGGCGGACAACGGCGCCGGGCACCGGCGGCTGGTCATCGTCGAGTCGCCGACGAAGGCCCGCAAGATCGCCCCCTACCTGGGCGGCGGTTACGTCGTCGAGTCCTCCGTCGGGCACATCCGCGACCTGCCGCGGGGCGCTGCCGACGTCCCCGCCCAGTACAAGGGTGAGTCCTGGGCACGCCTCGGCGTCGACGTCGACAACGACTTCAAGGCCCTCTACGTGGTGACTCCGGACAAGAAGTCCAAGGTCACCGAGCTCAAGAGCCTGCTCAAGGACGTCGACGAGCTCTACCTCGCGACGGACCCCGACCGCGAGGGCGAAGCCATCGCGTGGCACCTGCTCGAGACGCTGAAGCCGAAGGTCCCGGTCCGCCGGATGGTCTTCCACGAGGTCACCGAGCAGGCCATCCTCGCGGCCGCCGACTCGACCCGTGAGCTGGACGCCGACCTCGTCGACGCCCAGGAGACCCGCCGCATCCTCGACCGCCTGTACGGCTACGAGGTCTCGCCGGTGCTGTGGAAGAAGGTCATGCCGAAGCTTTCGGCGGGCCGCGTGCAGTCCGTGGCGACCCGGATCGTGGTCGAGCGGGAGCGTGAGCGGATGCGCTTCACCTCGGCGTCCTACTGGGACATCTCGGCGACCATGGACGCCGGAGAGGAAGCTTCGCCGCGGAACTTCGCGGCCCGGCTCGTCGCCGTCGACGGCGCGCGCCTGGCCACCGGCCGCGACTTCGGCTCGGACGGGCAGCTCAAGGCGTCGAACAACGAGGTCCGCGTGCTGGTCGAGGCCGACGCGCGGCGTCTGGCCGAAGCGCTGAAGCAGCGTGACTTCAAGGTCTCGAGCGTCGAAGAGAAGCCGTACACGCGGAAGCCGTACGCGCCGTTCATGACCTCGACGCTGCAGCAGGAGGCGGGCCGCAAGATGCGGTTCACCTCGGAGCGCACCATGCGGATCGCGCAGAAGCTGTACGAGAACGGTTACATCACTTATATGCGTACCGACTCCACGACGTTGTCGGAGTCGGCGATCTCGGCCGCGCGCAGCCAGGCCACGCAGCTGTACGGCAAGGAGTACGTCTCGCCGTCGCCGCGCCAGTACACGCGCAAGGTCAAGAACGCGCAGGAAGCGCACGAGGCGATCCGGCCGTCGGGGGAGGTCTTCCGCACGCCGGGCCAGGTCGCGAGCGAGCTGGACACCGACGAGTACCGCCTTTACGAGATGATCTGGCAGCGCACGATCGCGTCGCAGATGGCGGACGCCAAGGGCACCACGATGTCCGTGCGCATCGTCGGCAACGCGACCTCGGGCGAGGAGTGCACCTTCGCGGCTTCGGGCCGCACGATCACGTTCGCGGGCTTCCTGAAGGCGTACGTCGAGGCGGTGGACACCGAGACCGGTGGCGAGGCCGACGACAAGCAGAGCCGCCTGCCGGTGCTGGAGAAGGACCAGGCGCTCACCGCGTCGGACCTGAACCCGGACGGCCACACCACCTCGCCGCCGGCGCGGTACTCGGAGCCGAGCCTGGTCAGCAAGCTGGAAGAGCTGGGCATCGGCCGCCCGTCGACGTACGCGTCGATCATCAAGACCATCCAGGACCGCGGCTACGTCTGGAAGAAGGGCTCCGCGCTCGTCCCGTCGTGGGTCGCGTTCGCCGTGATCGGCCTGATGGAACGGCACTTCGAGCGGCTGGTCGACTACGACTTCACCGCCGGCATGGAGGACGAGCTCGACCGCATCGCGTCGGGCAACGAGCAGCGCGCGCAGTGGCTGTCGAAGTTCTACTTCGGCGGCGACATGGGCGTCGACGGCTCGATCGGCCGCCTGGGCGGGCTGAAGAAGCTGGTCGAGGGCAGCGTCGAGGACATCGACGCGCGGGAGATCAACTCGATCCCGCTGTTCAGCGACGAGAACGGGCACACCGTCGTGGTCCGCGTCGGCCGCTACGGGCCGTACCTGGAGCGCGAGGTCGACGGCAACTCGCAGCGCGCGAACCTGCCCGAGGACCTGCCGCCGGACGAGCTCTCGCGGGAGATCGCGGAGAAGCTGTTCGCGACGCCGCAGGAGGGGCGTTCGCTGGGCACCGACCCGGTGAGCGGCCACGAGATCGTCGCCAAGGAAGGCCGCTTCGGGCCGTACGTCACCGAGCTGCTGCCGGAAGTGGAGATCCCCGAGGACGCCACGGCCGCGCAGAAGAAGGCCGCGAAGGCGAAGGCGCCGAAGCCGCGCACGGGCTCGCTGTTCAAGTCGATGGACATCGAGACCATCGACCTGGACGACGCGCTGAAGCTGCTCTCGCTGCCGCGCGTGGTCGGCAAGGACCCGGAGTCCGGCGAGGAGATCACGGCGCAGAACGGGCGCTACGGGCCGTACCTGAAGAAGGGCACGGACTCGCGGTCGCTCTCGACCGAGGACCAGCTGTTCTCGATCACCGTCGAAGAAGCGCTGAAGATCTACTCGGAGCCGAAGCAGCGTGGCCGGTCGGCGACCGCGAAGCCGCCGCTCAAGGAGCTCGGCGAAGACCCGGTGTCGAAGAAGCCGATGGTGGTCAAGGACGGCCGGTTCGGCCCGTACGTGACCGACGGCGAGTACAACGCGACCCTGCGGAAGGGCGACGAGATCGAGTCGCTGACCGCGGAACGCGCGTCCGAGCTGCTGGCCGAGAAGCGGGCGAAGGGGCCTGCGCCGAAGCGGAAGGCGCCCGCGCGGAAGCCGGCCTCGACCACGGCGAAGACGGTCAAGGCGGGCACGACCAAGAAGGCCACCGCGGCCAAGCGGTCCACCGCGACGAAGACGAAGTAG
- a CDS encoding ESX secretion-associated protein EspG: MNKSVAVFDVIDEVIAPLSAEVPRRPSVMEFYDPEFEIPPVLADTGPLPGRRPSPPLSLADEVEQYTRFVAGMAAIGLAPGGEVTAEAVGLYRALRGGFIRGVVTGVFPARDEPWEVRFFGDEDYTTVLHKLGNRARLRSGFLSELPGWVFDGLPDRPPGPGRAVRIETDERGLIPGGCERAVELIRECAARPRLGTVLVDLAVRNAILAEYPHGAFGLVDNDLGRYQFSAAVDRTGRWTVTWGPASRSTAEQWIVEAVQSHA, encoded by the coding sequence GTGAACAAGTCAGTCGCCGTCTTCGACGTCATCGACGAGGTCATCGCCCCGCTGTCGGCCGAGGTGCCGCGGCGGCCGTCGGTGATGGAGTTCTACGACCCCGAGTTCGAGATCCCGCCGGTGCTCGCGGACACCGGACCGCTCCCGGGCCGTCGTCCCTCGCCGCCGTTGAGCCTGGCCGACGAGGTGGAGCAGTACACCCGGTTCGTCGCCGGGATGGCCGCGATCGGTCTCGCCCCGGGCGGCGAGGTCACGGCCGAGGCGGTCGGGCTGTACCGGGCGCTGCGCGGTGGCTTCATCCGCGGCGTGGTCACCGGGGTCTTCCCGGCCCGTGACGAGCCGTGGGAGGTCCGGTTCTTCGGCGACGAGGACTACACCACGGTGCTGCACAAACTGGGCAACCGCGCGCGGCTGCGGTCGGGCTTCCTCAGTGAGCTGCCGGGCTGGGTGTTCGACGGCCTGCCGGACCGGCCGCCGGGGCCGGGGCGGGCCGTGCGGATCGAGACGGACGAGCGCGGCCTGATCCCGGGCGGCTGCGAGCGGGCGGTCGAGCTGATCCGCGAGTGCGCGGCCCGCCCGCGGCTGGGCACGGTGCTGGTGGACCTGGCGGTCCGCAACGCGATCCTGGCGGAATACCCGCACGGAGCGTTCGGGCTGGTCGACAACGACCTCGGCCGTTACCAGTTCAGCGCGGCGGTGGATCGCACCGGCCGCTGGACGGTGACGTGGGGTCCAGCGTCGAGGAGCACCGCCGAGCAGTGGATCGTCGAGGCGGTCCAGAGCCATGCGTGA